One Paraclostridium bifermentans DNA window includes the following coding sequences:
- a CDS encoding helix-turn-helix domain-containing protein codes for MSEINIGEKISQIRKSKDLSVRDLSKLCGVTASMLSQIERGIANPSVNSLKSIASALNVPLFTFFTSEVSKKDMIVRKENRKKVILPGSDDVVYDVLAPDLTSDLEFAIMSLSPGSVSSSENIQHKGYEIAYLLEGEVDLYLDDEKFTLYQGDSVKTPAGVKHRWENKSNSNAKVIFAVIL; via the coding sequence ATGTCTGAAATAAATATAGGTGAAAAAATATCACAGATAAGAAAAAGTAAAGACCTAAGTGTAAGGGATTTATCAAAATTATGTGGAGTTACTGCTTCTATGCTAAGTCAGATAGAAAGAGGAATCGCAAATCCATCTGTGAACTCTTTAAAATCTATTGCATCTGCACTTAACGTGCCATTATTTACATTTTTTACATCAGAAGTTTCTAAAAAAGATATGATAGTTAGAAAAGAAAATAGAAAAAAAGTAATACTTCCTGGAAGTGATGATGTTGTTTATGATGTATTAGCTCCAGACCTTACTAGTGACTTGGAGTTTGCAATTATGAGTTTATCTCCTGGGTCGGTATCTAGTAGTGAAAATATTCAACACAAAGGGTATGAAATTGCATACTTGCTAGAGGGTGAAGTAGATTTATATTTAGATGATGAAAAGTTTACATTATATCAAGGTGATAGTGTTAAGACTCCAGCAGGTGTAAAGCATCGTTGGGAGAACAAAT